ATGCAGCGCACCGATAATAGACACCGAAAAGGTATCCAGTCTAAATTTTATTAATGCACTGGCTTCAATTAGCGTTAGCAACCCTTTGATCGGATTTATATTTGAAACCGTAACAATGCGCGGAAAAACCTTTGCATCAATCGACTCATTCGTTGATACGCTTTGGCGAGAGTAATCATCGGTTACAACCGGCGCAGGAATAAGATACGCAGGAATAGTTTCCAATGATGTTCCATCAAGGTAATATTTTTGTACCCTATTGGCCGCCACAAAAAAGCCGTCCACACATTTACCCAACCATCTGAATAGTACAATGAATGCCCTTGACATCTGTGTATCGTTTAAATGCCAAATGACCGGAACGCCAGCAAGCCGACCCGCAATTGGACCCTTGAATTGCCAGACACCGCCGCTGACATGCAGTAGGTCATAGCTACCTTGGCGCAAGGCCCGCCAAATGCAATAAGTGTCATTCAGGAAGGTCAGTACATAAATCAGCAACGTGCGCCGCTCCCTTCCCAATCTATGCAAGGGAAATGTTTTCCATGCAACACCCGCCTCATTCAAAACATTACGAAATCGTTCCGAGTCACGTTCAGGAAGAAGCACCGTGGTTTCTACTGTATGAGCCTTGAGCGCCGTCGCAACTAAAGCGATACGCTTCTGCGGACCACCCCAGCGGCCTTCTTCGATGAGATTCGCTACCTGGGTAGGACGGTGCCTTTGTTCTCCAGCAATTTCGCTCACCGTTCGTAACTCCTTCAGTGTTTTTCCAGCGTAGGTGTTGGCTCGGACGCATATGTAACTACTTCATAAAATAGACGCAAACAGGAATATATTACAATAATTGTGGTATACGCCCTAAATGAATTGAAAGTTTGATATAAAAGCCCCTGTATATACAATGCTAAAATCCCAATAAAAGGTAAGGACACCCAAATATTTAGTGGATTAGATAGATGCCGACGATAAGACCAGCCAATAATGAAAGAAATAATTGCTGGAACAAACAATGAACCATAAATTCCGAAGTTAAGGAATATTTCACCCATCTCATTAATTCCGCCCCCATGCCAATCATTATAGATATCCTCAATAAGCCAGGCAAGTGACTTTGGTCTTTCAGGATATAGAAAACTGGGTGGTATTCTGAGTATAAAATCCAGGTAACTTTCTCCATACCAAAAACCAACTAGACCTTTCTGGACCGCATTTATTATACCAGCCGTGCCAACTGATATATCATTAAATGTCCCCTGGTAATACATAACAGCAACACCGCCAATCTCTCGCACATCTTTATTCAATATCTGAACGATATTATCAATGCTGAC
The Gammaproteobacteria bacterium DNA segment above includes these coding regions:
- a CDS encoding conserved hypothetical protein (Evidence 4 : Unknown function but conserved in other organisms), with the translated sequence MSEIAGEQRHRPTQVANLIEEGRWGGPQKRIALVATALKAHTVETTVLLPERDSERFRNVLNEAGVAWKTFPLHRLGRERRTLLIYVLTFLNDTYCIWRALRQGSYDLLHVSGGVWQFKGPIAGRLAGVPVIWHLNDTQMSRAFIVLFRWLGKCVDGFFVAANRVQKYYLDGTSLETIPAYLIPAPVVTDDYSRQSVSTNESIDAKVFPRIVTVSNINPIKGLLTLIEASALIKFRLDTFSVSIIGALHSNQNSYFKMLNKLIAKHNLEENVFFMGECQHVSGILKSADIYVCSSFAEASPMAVWEAMSMGCAIVSTDVGDVSEYIKDGENGFIVPVGDEQSMANAICKLVEDQTLRYEFGRKAREVACRELDLSIVAEMTAKGYKAVLAAHKELD